The Microbacterium luteum genome includes a region encoding these proteins:
- a CDS encoding hydroxymethylglutaryl-CoA synthase produces the protein MNTPPVIGIHDLAVATGSRVLDLADLARAIGVEPAKFHKGLGQDQMSVPGPDEDIVTMGAAAAAPILDRHGAAGIRTLLFATETGVDQSKAAGIFTHRLLGLPPACRVVELKQACYGGTAALQMAIGIVTRDPRERVLIISSDIARYGIDTAAEPTQGAGAVAMLVAADPDLVEIPTPTGIWTADIDDFWRPNDSDIAMVEGKLSIDAYLDAFTGAWDDYRAQGGVAASEIDAFCHHQPFTRMAEKAHRKLAEHTGVELGLDTFLPSTRYNRRIGNSYTASLYLALAAVLDSDDDLTGCRIGLFSYGSGAVGEFFTGLVRPGYRAAARRERTEALLDARMPIGVEEYRELHRRVPRDTSTDLAVDPVSAGEFHFAGISGRARRYTRD, from the coding sequence ATGAACACCCCGCCCGTCATCGGAATCCACGATCTCGCCGTCGCCACCGGGAGTCGCGTGCTCGATCTCGCCGATCTCGCACGCGCGATCGGGGTGGAACCGGCGAAGTTCCACAAAGGGCTCGGCCAGGACCAGATGAGCGTCCCGGGCCCCGACGAGGACATCGTCACGATGGGCGCCGCCGCAGCCGCGCCGATCCTCGACCGCCACGGCGCCGCAGGCATCCGCACGCTGCTTTTCGCGACCGAGACCGGCGTCGACCAGTCCAAAGCTGCGGGCATCTTCACACACCGGCTCCTCGGGCTGCCTCCCGCCTGTCGTGTCGTCGAGCTCAAGCAGGCCTGCTACGGCGGAACGGCCGCGCTCCAGATGGCGATCGGCATCGTCACCCGCGACCCCCGGGAACGCGTCCTGATCATCAGCAGCGACATCGCCCGATACGGGATCGACACAGCAGCCGAACCCACGCAGGGCGCGGGTGCGGTCGCGATGCTCGTCGCCGCCGACCCCGATCTTGTGGAGATCCCGACGCCCACGGGCATCTGGACCGCCGACATCGACGACTTCTGGCGCCCGAACGACAGCGACATCGCGATGGTCGAGGGCAAGCTCTCCATCGACGCGTACCTCGACGCGTTCACAGGGGCATGGGACGACTACCGCGCTCAAGGCGGCGTGGCGGCGAGCGAGATCGACGCCTTCTGCCACCACCAGCCGTTCACGCGCATGGCAGAGAAGGCGCATCGCAAGCTCGCCGAGCACACCGGGGTCGAGCTCGGCCTCGACACCTTCCTGCCCTCCACGCGCTACAACCGACGCATCGGCAACAGCTACACCGCGTCGCTCTACCTCGCCCTCGCGGCGGTCCTCGACTCGGACGACGATCTCACCGGCTGCAGGATCGGCCTGTTCAGCTACGGCTCGGGAGCGGTGGGAGAGTTCTTCACCGGCCTGGTGCGGCCCGGCTACCGCGCGGCCGCGCGCCGGGAGCGCACCGAGGCGCTGCTGGATGCGCGCATGCCGATCGGTGTCGAGGAGTACCGCGAGCTGCATCGCCGGGTCCCCCGCGACACATCGACGGACCTCGCCGTCGACCCGGTGTCCGCGGGCGAATTCCACTTCGCGGGGATCTCCGGCCGCGCCCGCCGGTACACGCGGGACTGA
- a CDS encoding hydroxymethylglutaryl-CoA reductase: protein MPDDLVTPIPTRWVGPLKLSGDVAGEQSVPLATYETPLWPSVGRGARVSRLVDDGIRVSVVDERMTRSSLFVAASAAEAVAASRALDARFDDLAAIVAGQSRHAKLIELDTEIVGHLLFVRFALTTGDASGHNMVTLAAQSLMDAILAWHPELSYGSISGNFCSDKKATAVNGLLGRGRSVVAEILIPADLVDAQLRTTATRMVDLNVRKNLVGSTVAGALRSANAHYANMLLAFYLATGQDAANIVEGSQGITYAERRGDGDLLFSCTLPNLIVGTVGNGKDLPGVDAALERLGCRGLEESGAGARRLAGLIAATVLCGELSLLAAQTNPGELMQSHVLMERRAGGRA, encoded by the coding sequence ATGCCCGATGATCTCGTCACACCGATCCCTACCCGGTGGGTCGGTCCCCTGAAGCTCAGCGGAGACGTCGCCGGTGAGCAGAGCGTGCCGCTGGCCACGTACGAGACGCCGCTGTGGCCGTCCGTGGGCCGCGGCGCACGCGTCTCCCGACTCGTCGACGACGGCATCCGAGTGTCGGTCGTCGATGAGCGGATGACCCGCTCGAGTCTGTTCGTCGCTGCGTCGGCCGCCGAGGCCGTCGCAGCGTCACGCGCCCTCGACGCCCGGTTCGACGACCTGGCGGCCATCGTCGCCGGCCAGAGTCGCCACGCCAAGCTCATCGAGCTCGACACCGAGATCGTCGGTCACCTGCTGTTCGTGCGCTTCGCGCTCACGACGGGCGACGCGTCCGGCCACAACATGGTCACCCTCGCCGCGCAGTCGCTCATGGACGCGATCCTGGCATGGCACCCGGAGCTGTCGTACGGATCGATCTCCGGCAACTTCTGCTCCGACAAGAAGGCCACGGCGGTGAATGGTCTGCTCGGTCGCGGTCGCAGCGTCGTCGCCGAGATCCTCATCCCGGCCGATCTGGTCGACGCTCAGCTGCGGACCACCGCCACCCGCATGGTCGATCTCAACGTGCGCAAGAACCTCGTCGGATCGACGGTCGCCGGCGCCCTGCGCTCGGCGAACGCGCACTACGCGAACATGCTCCTGGCCTTCTATCTCGCGACCGGTCAGGACGCCGCGAACATCGTCGAAGGCTCACAGGGCATCACCTATGCCGAACGGCGCGGAGACGGCGATCTGCTGTTCTCGTGCACCCTCCCCAACCTCATCGTCGGAACGGTCGGCAACGGCAAGGATCTGCCCGGAGTCGATGCGGCCCTCGAGCGGTTGGGCTGCCGAGGGCTGGAGGAGTCGGGTGCCGGCGCGCGACGGCTGGCCGGACTCATCGCCGCCACGGTCCTGTGCGGCGAGCTGTCGCTGCTGGCGGCGCAGACCAACCCCGGTGAACTGATGCAATCGCATGTGCTGATGGAACGCCGCGCAGGAGGCCGAGCATGA
- the fni gene encoding type 2 isopentenyl-diphosphate Delta-isomerase, producing the protein MSGDRKDDHVRLAAEQQASGPRRNGYDDVAFVHHALDGIDVDRVTLSTEVADAPWPLPFYINAMTGGSDMTGAVNRDLAIAARETGAAIASGSVSIALGDPSVAPTFRVLREENPDGFVMANLGVERSADDARRAVELLEANALQVHVNAVQETVMPEGSRSFSTWPSSLERIIAAVDVPVIVKEVGFGLSSGTLRRLADMGVAYADVSGNGGTDFVRVENERRPQRDYGYLEGWGQSTVACLLEAPAGAPTLLASGGVRSPLDVARALALGAHAVGVSGSFLSVVLDGGAEALRDRIQEWTMHLGSLLALLGAEDLTALRTTDVVVSGATAQFCAARGVDLTTLAQRSLGRSSNAR; encoded by the coding sequence GTGTCGGGTGACCGCAAGGACGACCACGTCCGCCTCGCGGCGGAGCAGCAGGCGTCGGGCCCGCGACGAAACGGCTACGACGATGTCGCCTTCGTGCATCACGCGCTCGACGGGATCGACGTCGATCGGGTGACGCTGTCCACCGAGGTGGCCGATGCCCCGTGGCCGCTTCCCTTCTACATCAACGCCATGACCGGCGGCAGCGACATGACCGGCGCAGTCAACCGCGATCTCGCGATCGCCGCGCGCGAGACCGGCGCGGCGATCGCCTCGGGATCGGTCAGCATCGCGCTCGGCGACCCGTCGGTCGCCCCCACGTTCCGTGTGCTGCGGGAGGAGAACCCCGACGGGTTCGTCATGGCCAATCTCGGTGTGGAGCGCAGCGCCGACGATGCCCGCCGCGCCGTGGAACTCCTCGAGGCGAACGCGCTGCAGGTGCACGTGAACGCCGTGCAGGAGACGGTCATGCCGGAAGGCAGCCGCTCCTTCTCGACCTGGCCGTCCTCTCTCGAGCGCATCATCGCCGCCGTCGACGTGCCGGTCATCGTCAAGGAGGTCGGTTTCGGTCTGAGTTCGGGCACGCTGCGGCGGCTCGCCGACATGGGTGTGGCGTACGCGGACGTCTCCGGCAACGGCGGGACCGACTTCGTGCGAGTCGAGAACGAGCGTCGCCCGCAGCGTGACTACGGCTACCTCGAAGGGTGGGGGCAGTCGACCGTCGCGTGCCTGCTGGAGGCTCCGGCCGGCGCCCCGACCCTTCTTGCTTCGGGCGGCGTCCGCTCCCCCCTCGACGTCGCGCGCGCTCTCGCCCTCGGTGCGCATGCCGTGGGCGTCTCCGGGTCGTTCCTCTCGGTCGTCCTCGACGGGGGCGCCGAGGCGCTGCGCGACCGCATCCAGGAGTGGACCATGCATCTCGGTTCTCTCCTCGCCCTTCTCGGAGCCGAGGACCTCACCGCCCTGCGCACCACCGACGTCGTCGTCAGCGGCGCCACGGCGCAGTTCTGCGCCGCGCGTGGCGTCGACCTCACGACTCTGGCGCAGCGATCCCTCGGAAGGAGCAGCAATGCCCGATGA
- a CDS encoding phosphomevalonate kinase — translation MTHPSPERIVVRIPGKLFIAGEYAVVTPGQPAVLAAVDLAVTVTLDAAAPARVVTSTGYKTLTWTPASPGIDVSDEEHGLDYVVAALTVMEDLRRERSIPDGVFALDIDSGLDDGTGRKFGLGSSAAVTVGVVRAVGGHLGLALTPDEEYRLAMLATLSVSPDASGGDVAASTHGGWIFYRSPDREALAAAGALEVERRLRLPAWEVGEIVPIEPPTDLDLVVGWTGAPASTRSLVSAVQAAVERGDVDHPAFLSDSCSAVLSLRDAFAADDATAAQAALRQARRVLRDLAAASGVEIETADLREMCDIIEGMGAAAKASGAGGGDCGVALVHPTVERDALERAWRDLGVVPLALSVTATEGDHRVG, via the coding sequence GTGACCCATCCCTCGCCCGAGCGGATCGTCGTCCGCATCCCCGGGAAACTGTTCATCGCGGGCGAGTACGCCGTCGTCACGCCGGGGCAGCCCGCCGTGCTGGCGGCGGTCGACCTCGCGGTCACCGTGACGTTGGACGCGGCCGCTCCGGCACGCGTGGTGACCTCCACCGGCTACAAGACGCTGACATGGACCCCCGCTTCGCCGGGCATCGACGTGTCGGATGAGGAGCACGGGCTCGACTACGTGGTCGCGGCGCTCACCGTGATGGAGGATCTGCGGCGGGAGCGATCGATCCCCGACGGTGTGTTCGCCCTCGACATCGACAGCGGCCTCGACGACGGCACCGGACGCAAGTTCGGTCTCGGCTCTTCCGCCGCCGTCACCGTCGGCGTCGTCCGGGCGGTCGGAGGTCATCTCGGGCTCGCCCTGACACCCGACGAGGAGTACCGCCTGGCCATGCTGGCGACGCTCAGCGTGTCGCCCGATGCGAGCGGCGGCGATGTCGCGGCGAGCACGCACGGCGGCTGGATCTTCTATCGGAGCCCCGATCGCGAGGCGCTCGCGGCCGCCGGTGCGCTCGAGGTGGAGCGCCGCCTGCGGCTTCCCGCGTGGGAGGTCGGCGAGATCGTCCCGATCGAGCCGCCGACCGATCTCGACCTCGTCGTGGGGTGGACCGGCGCACCGGCATCGACCCGGTCGCTCGTCTCCGCCGTCCAAGCGGCCGTCGAACGCGGCGACGTCGACCACCCGGCGTTCCTCTCCGACTCCTGCAGCGCCGTGCTCTCTCTTCGGGATGCCTTCGCCGCCGACGACGCCACCGCCGCCCAAGCGGCGCTCCGCCAGGCTCGGAGGGTGCTGCGGGATCTGGCAGCGGCCTCGGGCGTGGAGATCGAAACGGCCGACCTGCGTGAGATGTGCGACATCATCGAAGGGATGGGCGCGGCCGCGAAGGCGTCCGGCGCGGGTGGCGGCGACTGCGGCGTCGCGCTCGTGCACCCGACGGTGGAGCGCGATGCGCTCGAGCGTGCGTGGCGCGACCTCGGTGTCGTGCCACTGGCGCTCTCCGTGACAGCGACCGAGGGAGACCACCGTGTCGGGTGA
- the mvaD gene encoding diphosphomevalonate decarboxylase has protein sequence MTTATAQAHPNIALVKYWGKADTTQNLPATGSLSMTLDVFPTTTTVRTDTGAAVDRVVMNGSEREGVVRERVVRFLDHVRHLAGSDAAAEVVTRNTVPSAAGLASSASGFAALALAASTAYGLDLDTRALSRLARRGSGSASRSIISRFAIWHAGDDEHSFAEHIDAPEIEMVIATVDAGEKAVSSREAMRRTALTSPYYPAWVTSTAQSLAAAQEACRAGDLERLGRITETNALRMHAVIQGSDPSIRYLTPTSWSIFDAVETLRREGVRAWATADAGPNVCIVCAPADTPAVSRRISTLADTVVARPGPGATLRERSA, from the coding sequence GTGACCACCGCCACGGCGCAGGCGCATCCCAACATCGCCCTGGTGAAGTACTGGGGCAAGGCGGACACCACGCAGAATCTGCCCGCGACGGGGAGTCTGTCGATGACTCTGGACGTCTTCCCGACCACGACGACCGTGCGCACCGACACCGGGGCGGCAGTCGACCGCGTCGTGATGAACGGCTCCGAGCGCGAGGGCGTCGTGCGGGAGCGCGTGGTCAGGTTCCTCGATCACGTGCGGCACCTCGCCGGCAGCGATGCCGCCGCCGAGGTGGTGACGCGGAACACCGTCCCGTCCGCGGCCGGACTCGCCTCGTCCGCGTCGGGTTTCGCCGCGCTGGCACTCGCGGCGTCGACCGCATACGGACTCGACCTCGACACCCGTGCGCTCAGCCGGCTCGCCCGACGCGGCTCCGGATCGGCATCGCGATCGATCATCTCGCGGTTCGCGATCTGGCATGCGGGCGACGATGAGCATTCGTTCGCCGAGCACATCGATGCGCCCGAGATCGAGATGGTCATCGCGACCGTCGACGCGGGCGAGAAGGCCGTCTCCAGTCGCGAGGCGATGCGGCGCACCGCGCTGACCTCGCCGTACTATCCCGCCTGGGTGACCTCGACGGCTCAGTCGCTGGCTGCGGCACAGGAGGCGTGCCGCGCCGGAGACCTGGAGCGGCTGGGCCGCATCACCGAGACGAATGCGCTGCGGATGCACGCGGTCATCCAGGGCAGTGATCCGTCGATCCGTTACCTCACGCCGACGAGCTGGTCCATCTTCGACGCGGTCGAGACACTGCGCCGCGAGGGCGTGCGCGCCTGGGCCACCGCCGATGCCGGCCCGAACGTCTGCATCGTCTGCGCACCGGCGGACACTCCGGCGGTGTCACGTCGCATCAGCACCCTCGCAGACACGGTGGTCGCCCGACCGGGGCCCGGCGCGACCCTGCGGGAGAGATCCGCGTGA
- the mvk gene encoding mevalonate kinase: protein MTPKTDASALRGDAPPQPRATGTVDALVGDPEPGNGIGEATGKAILIGEHSVVYGHPAIALPITSIAARAEAAATSRASRIDSELFHGPLDAAPARLLPTVTAVRTALASAGAPDARLHVRIHSDIPSERGVGSSAAVAAAVVTAVSGALGRDLDPDERFALIQDAERAAHGAPSGLDARAVCAPGPIWFRRGSVEPITVGTALHFVVADSGVRGRTREAVGAVRSLRESSPEVFDRAVGALAELTAQARADISHGDLDGLGSAMDAAHRHLGTLGVGDPALDHLAAAARAAGAAGAKLTGGGRGGCVIALAHDPEHAATVVRRMRTAGAPAAWTTHMEVA, encoded by the coding sequence ATGACCCCGAAGACCGACGCGAGCGCCCTCCGCGGGGACGCTCCCCCACAGCCCCGCGCGACCGGCACCGTCGACGCGCTCGTCGGCGACCCCGAGCCGGGGAACGGGATCGGCGAGGCCACCGGCAAGGCCATCCTCATCGGCGAGCACTCGGTGGTCTACGGCCACCCGGCGATCGCTCTGCCGATCACGTCCATCGCCGCCCGCGCGGAGGCCGCCGCCACGTCCCGGGCCTCGCGCATCGACAGCGAGCTGTTCCACGGCCCGCTCGATGCGGCACCTGCTCGCCTGCTTCCCACCGTCACGGCCGTTCGCACCGCCCTCGCGTCGGCGGGCGCGCCGGATGCGAGGCTTCATGTGCGCATCCACAGCGACATCCCGTCCGAGCGCGGTGTGGGCTCCAGCGCGGCGGTCGCCGCCGCTGTCGTCACGGCCGTCTCGGGCGCCCTCGGCCGCGACCTCGACCCCGACGAGCGATTCGCGCTCATCCAGGACGCAGAGCGCGCCGCGCACGGGGCGCCGAGCGGTCTCGATGCCCGCGCCGTCTGCGCACCCGGCCCGATCTGGTTCCGGCGCGGCAGCGTCGAGCCGATCACCGTCGGGACCGCTCTGCACTTCGTCGTCGCGGACTCGGGGGTGCGCGGCCGCACGCGCGAGGCCGTGGGCGCCGTCCGCTCGCTGCGCGAGTCATCGCCCGAGGTGTTCGACCGTGCCGTCGGCGCGCTCGCGGAGCTGACGGCGCAGGCTCGTGCCGACATCTCGCACGGCGACCTGGACGGACTCGGTTCCGCGATGGATGCCGCCCATCGCCATCTGGGCACCCTCGGCGTCGGTGACCCGGCCCTGGACCACCTCGCGGCCGCCGCCCGCGCTGCGGGTGCCGCCGGGGCCAAGCTCACCGGCGGTGGTCGCGGCGGGTGCGTGATCGCGCTCGCCCACGATCCCGAGCATGCCGCCACCGTCGTGAGACGGATGCGCACGGCGGGCGCCCCCGCGGCCTGGACGACTCACATGGAGGTCGCGTGA
- the pyrR gene encoding bifunctional pyr operon transcriptional regulator/uracil phosphoribosyltransferase PyrR, whose amino-acid sequence MSTRTVLHDADIARALTRIAHEILESNKGPDGLVILGIPTRGVTLAARIAGLVSRFGGAPVPAGALDVTMYRDDLHRNPTRAPHRTEIPPGGIDARTVILVDDVLFSGRSIRAALDALQDIGRPAAVRLAILVDRGHRELPIRPDFVGKNLPSARDERVNVRLVEIDGVDEVAIGS is encoded by the coding sequence ATGAGCACGCGCACCGTGCTGCACGACGCCGACATCGCCCGGGCACTGACCCGCATCGCCCACGAGATCCTCGAGTCGAACAAGGGCCCCGACGGTCTCGTGATCCTCGGAATCCCCACTCGCGGAGTCACCCTCGCCGCCCGGATCGCCGGGCTGGTCTCGCGCTTCGGCGGCGCGCCCGTTCCCGCGGGAGCCCTCGACGTGACCATGTACCGCGACGATCTGCACCGCAACCCGACGCGGGCGCCGCATCGCACCGAGATTCCTCCCGGCGGCATCGATGCACGAACGGTGATCCTGGTCGATGACGTGCTCTTCTCCGGTCGCAGCATCCGCGCGGCCCTCGACGCCCTCCAGGACATCGGCCGACCGGCGGCGGTGAGGCTCGCGATCCTCGTCGACCGAGGCCACCGCGAGCTGCCGATCCGTCCCGACTTCGTCGGCAAAAACCTCCCCAGCGCACGCGACGAGCGCGTGAACGTGCGGCTCGTCGAGATCGACGGCGTCGACGAGGTGGCGATCGGTTCATGA
- a CDS encoding aspartate carbamoyltransferase catalytic subunit, whose product MRHLLDTRTLTREDAIRVLDVAEDMADTQRREVKKLPTLRGKTVVNLFFEDSTRTRISFEAAAKRLSADVINFSAKGSSVSKGESLQDTAQTLQAMGADAVVIRHGASGAPQTLATSGWISAGVVNAGDGTHEHPTQALLDAYTIRKRTHGSASRGRGLDGLHVAIVGDILHSRVARSNVWLLTTLGARVTLVAPPTLVPQDVTAWPVTVRYDLDDAIADAPDALMMLRIQLERMNAAYFPTEREYSRRWGLDPLRLEALPPGSMVLHPGPMNRGLEISAAAADSPRATVLEQVANGVSVRMAVLYLLLAGDHSSANAKEEGR is encoded by the coding sequence ATGAGACACCTTCTCGACACGCGCACGCTCACCCGCGAGGACGCCATTCGCGTCCTCGACGTCGCCGAGGACATGGCCGACACGCAGCGCCGGGAGGTCAAGAAGCTGCCGACGCTTCGCGGCAAGACCGTCGTGAACCTGTTCTTCGAGGACTCCACCCGCACTCGCATCTCGTTCGAAGCTGCCGCCAAGCGGCTCTCGGCCGACGTCATCAACTTCTCGGCGAAGGGGTCGAGCGTGTCCAAGGGCGAATCCCTCCAGGACACCGCCCAGACTCTGCAGGCCATGGGCGCCGACGCCGTGGTGATCCGTCACGGCGCATCCGGGGCCCCCCAGACGCTCGCGACGAGCGGATGGATCAGCGCCGGCGTCGTCAACGCCGGCGACGGCACGCACGAGCACCCCACGCAGGCGCTCCTCGACGCGTACACGATCCGCAAGCGCACTCATGGCTCGGCCAGCCGTGGTCGCGGTCTGGACGGTCTTCACGTCGCGATCGTGGGCGACATCCTCCACTCCCGGGTCGCGCGATCGAACGTATGGCTGCTGACGACGCTCGGCGCCCGCGTCACCCTCGTCGCGCCGCCCACCCTGGTGCCGCAGGACGTGACCGCCTGGCCGGTGACGGTGCGATACGACCTGGACGATGCGATCGCCGACGCGCCGGACGCGCTCATGATGCTCCGCATCCAGCTGGAGCGCATGAACGCCGCATATTTCCCCACTGAGCGGGAGTATTCCCGTCGCTGGGGCCTGGACCCACTGCGGCTGGAGGCTCTCCCGCCCGGTAGCATGGTGCTGCATCCGGGACCGATGAACCGCGGCCTGGAGATCTCGGCGGCCGCCGCCGATTCCCCCCGTGCAACCGTGCTGGAGCAGGTCGCGAACGGCGTGTCCGTGCGCATGGCCGTGCTCTACCTCCTGCTGGCGGGGGACCATTCGAGCGCGAACGCAAAGGAGGAAGGCCGATGA